From Pyxidicoccus xibeiensis, the proteins below share one genomic window:
- a CDS encoding PilZ domain-containing protein, with product MMTPTSGSKAAERYHPRVEADIPVKVLLSGRTVMVRARDVSMAGLFLLAHPSDTTRQLTISVPLPGGDLVTTCEIRRREVDGVALEFGPLDWDDLIALARFLHPRLP from the coding sequence GCGGCCGAGCGCTACCACCCGCGCGTCGAGGCCGACATCCCCGTGAAGGTGCTGCTGTCGGGCCGCACGGTGATGGTCCGGGCGCGAGACGTGTCCATGGCCGGCCTGTTCCTCCTGGCCCACCCGTCGGACACCACGCGGCAGCTCACCATCTCCGTGCCCCTGCCCGGCGGGGACCTCGTCACCACCTGCGAGATTCGCCGCCGCGAGGTGGACGGCGTGGCCCTGGAGTTCGGCCCGCTGGACTGGGACGACCTCATCGCCCTGGCGCGCTTCCTCCACCCGCGCCTGCCCTGA